One Gimesia aquarii DNA segment encodes these proteins:
- a CDS encoding alpha/beta fold hydrolase, with the protein MRHQFVEINVNSIKMNVLKEGTGPPLLFVHGFPLDHKMWQAQTEYFKKDFTVLAPDLRGFGHSEVTYGTVTMEQHAEDLNTLLNQLNFAEPIIFCGLSMGGYIAWEFWKKFPERLRAFILCDTRPGSDSEEGINNRLKMVDLVLKHGSKSIASSMVPNLISESSQRDQPEIAKSLIETIESTDREGIAASQRGMAERKDYTHMMAEIQVPTLVIVGSEDQLTPPDVMKSIYAQIPFATYLEIPNAGHMAPMEAPCAVNQGIEDFLNSC; encoded by the coding sequence ATGCGTCACCAGTTCGTTGAGATAAATGTCAATTCGATCAAAATGAATGTACTCAAGGAAGGTACAGGCCCCCCGCTGCTCTTTGTTCATGGATTTCCATTAGATCACAAAATGTGGCAGGCACAAACAGAATATTTTAAAAAGGACTTCACAGTACTCGCTCCTGACTTACGTGGTTTTGGACATTCCGAAGTGACTTATGGAACTGTCACAATGGAACAACATGCAGAGGACTTGAATACTTTACTGAATCAGCTCAACTTTGCAGAGCCAATCATTTTTTGTGGCCTTTCCATGGGAGGATATATCGCCTGGGAATTTTGGAAAAAATTCCCGGAGCGTTTACGCGCATTCATTCTTTGTGATACACGTCCAGGTTCGGACTCAGAGGAAGGCATCAACAATCGATTAAAAATGGTTGACCTTGTGCTGAAACACGGATCAAAATCAATTGCATCGTCTATGGTTCCAAATCTAATTAGCGAGTCTTCTCAACGTGATCAACCTGAGATAGCCAAAAGTCTTATTGAGACGATTGAATCGACGGACCGTGAAGGAATTGCTGCCAGCCAACGTGGAATGGCAGAACGAAAAGATTACACTCATATGATGGCCGAGATACAAGTTCCTACTTTAGTCATCGTCGGAAGTGAAGACCAATTAACGCCACCAGACGTTATGAAATCAATATATGCTCAAATACCATTTGCAACATATCTTGAAATACCTAATGCGGGTCATATGGCACCGATGGAAGCACCTTGCGCTGTGAATCAGGGAATAGAAGATTTTTTAAATTCCTGTTAA
- a CDS encoding TlpA family protein disulfide reductase, with translation MANQSVKKDFLLALALVVAGTILFSAWFGFKILGTPQATSNRAELKVGKTAPPIQAAGWVNGDPYQKGNLKGKVIVVDAWATWCLPCRLQAPHIVETYQKFKDQDVVFIGLTAEGEEMLPAIQQWLEETGITWSNGYGALDTLIAFNADFIPQVWVIGPDGKIVWNVDSEPKESLEQGITRALTQVQ, from the coding sequence ATGGCCAATCAAAGTGTTAAAAAAGATTTCTTACTGGCTCTTGCACTTGTCGTTGCTGGAACAATTTTATTTTCTGCTTGGTTTGGTTTCAAAATACTGGGTACACCTCAAGCAACGAGTAACCGTGCGGAATTAAAGGTAGGAAAAACCGCCCCTCCCATTCAAGCCGCAGGCTGGGTAAACGGTGACCCTTATCAAAAAGGTAACCTGAAAGGCAAAGTCATCGTCGTAGATGCCTGGGCAACGTGGTGTTTACCTTGTCGACTACAAGCGCCTCACATCGTCGAAACGTACCAAAAATTTAAAGACCAGGATGTCGTCTTCATTGGGCTCACTGCAGAAGGTGAAGAAATGCTCCCTGCAATTCAACAGTGGCTCGAAGAAACCGGGATTACTTGGTCAAACGGATATGGAGCTCTCGATACACTCATTGCTTTCAATGCAGATTTTATTCCGCAAGTATGGGTGATCGGACCTGATGGGAAAATCGTATGGAACGTTGATTCTGAGCCTAAAGAATCCTTAGAACAAGGTATCACCCGTGCTTTGACTCAAGTTCAATAA
- a CDS encoding carboxypeptidase M32: MNASIKAYDELVTRLKQTALLASCSAVLEWDEQTYLPPDGTSHRADQLALLAGIIHEQATDPEIGNLLHKLEADSIFDQESMESANIREARHEYDRATKLPRRLVEELSKVATLSHHAWVEARKKNRFQDFLPWLEQMIDLKREQASAIGYQGTTAYDALLDGYEPGATSEMIEQAFIPLRNELVSLVSAIKDSGITPDVSILTRKYPVEKQREFSISAAKTIGFNFNAGRLDIAAHPFCSGLGPGDCRLTTRYDEHHFPGAFFGTLHEAGHGIYEQGLCQEHFGTPVGSSTSLGIHESQSRMWENLIGRSRAFWDYFYKPAQNLFSEALSDIDQEDFYRAINDVRPSFIRVEADEVTYNLHIMLRFELEKSLISGDLKPVDLEAVWNEKFTEYFGITPDSSSNGCLQDVHWSAGLIGYFPTYALGNMYAAHFFNAAEKELGDITQLIRKGSFSPLKDWLNENVHRRGKLYRANRLVEVVAGESLSHKPLISQLQSKYSELYNL, from the coding sequence ATGAATGCTTCAATCAAAGCATACGATGAATTAGTTACACGACTAAAGCAGACTGCTTTATTGGCTTCCTGTTCCGCCGTTTTGGAATGGGACGAGCAAACTTATCTACCTCCTGATGGAACTTCACATCGAGCTGATCAGCTTGCGTTGCTGGCTGGTATAATTCATGAGCAGGCCACAGATCCCGAAATAGGGAATCTGCTTCATAAGTTGGAAGCAGATTCCATCTTTGATCAAGAGTCCATGGAAAGCGCTAACATTCGAGAAGCTCGTCATGAATATGACCGGGCCACAAAGCTACCACGGCGGCTGGTCGAAGAACTATCGAAAGTAGCTACTCTATCACATCATGCTTGGGTTGAAGCACGCAAAAAAAATCGATTTCAGGATTTTTTGCCTTGGCTAGAGCAAATGATAGACCTCAAACGAGAACAGGCATCCGCGATAGGCTATCAGGGGACGACCGCCTATGACGCTCTTCTTGATGGTTATGAACCTGGTGCCACTTCTGAAATGATAGAGCAGGCTTTTATTCCTTTACGAAATGAATTGGTTTCTTTGGTTTCAGCGATCAAAGATTCTGGGATTACCCCTGATGTCTCAATCCTGACGAGAAAGTATCCCGTTGAGAAGCAACGTGAATTTAGCATTTCAGCAGCCAAAACAATTGGCTTTAATTTCAATGCTGGCCGGCTCGATATTGCGGCTCATCCATTCTGTAGCGGTTTGGGACCAGGGGATTGTCGATTAACAACACGTTATGACGAACACCATTTCCCCGGAGCTTTCTTTGGAACTCTTCACGAAGCGGGACATGGAATTTATGAGCAAGGGCTTTGCCAGGAGCATTTTGGGACTCCTGTGGGCAGTTCAACGTCGCTTGGTATTCATGAATCACAATCAAGAATGTGGGAAAATCTTATCGGGCGAAGTCGTGCATTCTGGGACTATTTTTATAAACCCGCCCAGAATCTATTTTCAGAAGCACTTTCGGACATTGATCAAGAAGATTTTTATCGCGCCATTAACGATGTCCGCCCTTCATTTATTCGCGTAGAAGCAGATGAAGTGACTTATAATTTGCATATTATGTTACGCTTTGAGTTAGAAAAGTCATTAATTTCAGGCGACCTCAAACCAGTCGATCTAGAGGCTGTCTGGAATGAGAAATTCACAGAATATTTTGGAATCACTCCTGATAGTTCCTCAAACGGGTGTCTACAAGATGTTCATTGGAGTGCTGGATTGATTGGTTATTTCCCTACTTACGCTTTGGGCAACATGTACGCCGCTCATTTTTTTAACGCGGCAGAAAAAGAGCTGGGGGACATCACTCAGCTCATTAGAAAAGGTTCTTTTTCACCTTTAAAAGATTGGCTAAACGAAAATGTTCATCGACGAGGCAAACTGTATCGGGCAAATCGCTTAGTTGAAGTCGTTGCAGGTGAATCACTCTCTCATAAGCCCTTAATCAGTCAATTACAAAGCAAATACAGTGAACTCTACAATTTATAA
- a CDS encoding terpene cyclase/mutase family protein: MNNRIDNLIEKILAGRNVSFDQVLWGVLILAAIFASIHLLSMLVTRWGDKNASSKALLFSIIVHLSLSLGVVTLWPDYAPKSLAETQPEQEEIEIKQILAESTETTESKQTGNTPVWEKLTNPKKQELSRIDLTRPEFTPLMAPPEKKRSQEISESPIPDVVSKTELPITPSKVKAESISQKRIQSQAPLEITDITAESRAEVSVPSTSTIRSKMVRTGQKNQNVERQSALGTVDRIQPTFNNEQKTLAINAQSDPKSTLERRTQGSMLRKRTGPAPSNLKLNTTGVESGSSTSSNSNVAPTKPRFTRRKTKTMRSASQGVIQRSAPQTPAGKANPNSERLLAERSRLPLSMSRQGPQPDAFRPNFDAVANRTKANIPATYRLRNLSKRKEIAQRFGGTQESERAVEASLKWLATHQDQAGFWDADRFGAGKVRIDEQGIDRRNAGAQADAGLTSLAILAFLGAGYTQEEGQYSDNINRAIQWMIAHQRPDGFLGGEATHYARMYSHAMATYSLAEAYGLQNNPKLNPKLREAIARAISYIVENQNPYDGGWRYVKGQKSDMSMFGWQLMALKSAEIAGIPIPANTKQLMVKFLKDRSLGKNNGLATYRMVEPPTPPTPAMTAESLFCKQMLGIRRDNPSCKEAIQFIAERPPRRSEYNLYYWYYGTLAMYQYGGTPWREWNEDLRELLISEQITHGENAGSWDPRPPWGLYGGRLYSTTLSTLCLEVYYRFLPLYQMGGRYEDETK, translated from the coding sequence ATGAATAATCGAATCGACAACCTAATAGAGAAAATTCTAGCTGGTCGAAACGTTTCTTTTGACCAGGTTCTTTGGGGCGTCTTAATTTTGGCGGCAATCTTCGCCTCGATTCATTTATTATCCATGCTGGTAACACGATGGGGAGACAAAAACGCATCGTCAAAAGCGCTACTCTTTTCAATTATTGTTCATCTGTCATTATCTTTGGGCGTTGTAACATTATGGCCTGATTATGCACCAAAATCATTGGCAGAAACTCAACCAGAGCAAGAGGAAATTGAAATTAAACAAATTCTGGCAGAGAGTACCGAAACCACAGAAAGTAAACAAACTGGAAACACACCGGTCTGGGAGAAACTTACCAATCCTAAAAAACAGGAACTGTCACGAATCGATCTAACAAGACCAGAATTCACTCCTTTAATGGCTCCGCCTGAAAAAAAACGTTCCCAGGAAATCTCTGAGTCACCAATTCCCGATGTCGTTTCCAAAACTGAGCTACCCATTACCCCTTCGAAAGTTAAAGCCGAAAGTATAAGCCAAAAACGAATTCAATCTCAGGCCCCACTCGAAATTACAGACATTACTGCTGAATCACGTGCTGAGGTTTCTGTTCCTTCAACGTCAACAATTCGCAGCAAGATGGTACGTACAGGCCAAAAAAATCAGAATGTTGAACGACAATCGGCCCTTGGCACTGTTGATCGAATACAACCTACATTTAACAACGAACAGAAAACTCTCGCAATCAATGCACAATCTGATCCCAAGTCTACATTGGAACGTAGAACCCAAGGTAGTATGCTCCGAAAAAGAACAGGCCCTGCTCCTTCCAATTTGAAGTTGAATACAACCGGGGTTGAGTCAGGGAGCTCAACATCTAGTAATTCGAATGTGGCACCAACCAAACCACGTTTTACGAGAAGGAAAACTAAAACAATGCGGTCTGCGTCTCAGGGCGTAATTCAGCGTTCTGCGCCGCAAACTCCAGCAGGAAAAGCAAATCCGAATTCAGAACGTTTACTGGCTGAGCGAAGCCGTCTTCCACTCTCAATGAGTAGACAAGGGCCTCAGCCTGATGCATTTCGCCCAAACTTCGACGCAGTCGCAAATCGAACGAAAGCAAATATTCCAGCGACATATCGACTAAGAAACCTGTCCAAGCGTAAAGAGATTGCTCAGCGGTTTGGAGGTACACAAGAATCTGAGAGAGCTGTTGAAGCCAGCCTGAAATGGTTGGCAACTCATCAGGATCAAGCCGGTTTTTGGGATGCAGATCGGTTTGGTGCGGGAAAAGTTAGAATTGATGAACAGGGAATCGACCGACGGAATGCGGGTGCTCAAGCCGACGCTGGATTGACCTCTTTAGCAATCCTGGCATTTCTAGGCGCAGGTTATACCCAGGAAGAAGGACAATATTCCGATAATATCAATCGCGCCATCCAGTGGATGATAGCTCATCAAAGACCCGACGGATTCCTTGGAGGTGAGGCAACTCACTATGCCCGTATGTACTCACACGCGATGGCAACCTATTCTTTAGCCGAAGCGTATGGTTTACAAAACAATCCCAAATTAAACCCAAAGTTGCGTGAGGCGATTGCGCGGGCTATTTCGTATATCGTAGAAAACCAGAATCCCTATGACGGCGGTTGGCGGTACGTAAAAGGCCAGAAAAGTGACATGAGCATGTTCGGATGGCAATTAATGGCTCTCAAAAGTGCAGAAATTGCAGGAATCCCAATTCCAGCAAATACGAAGCAACTAATGGTTAAGTTTTTAAAAGATCGAAGTTTGGGTAAAAACAATGGTCTTGCCACTTACAGAATGGTTGAGCCTCCGACGCCACCAACACCAGCTATGACCGCGGAATCATTATTTTGTAAACAGATGCTGGGAATCAGAAGAGATAATCCATCCTGTAAGGAAGCGATTCAGTTCATCGCAGAGCGTCCTCCACGCCGTTCAGAATATAATCTTTATTATTGGTACTACGGGACATTAGCCATGTATCAGTATGGTGGTACGCCCTGGAGAGAATGGAACGAAGATTTGCGTGAATTACTAATTTCTGAACAAATTACACATGGAGAAAATGCAGGAAGTTGGGATCCAAGACCACCGTGGGGACTATATGGAGGGCGACTCTACTCAACGACGTTAAGCACCCTCTGCCTTGAAGTCTATTATCGTTTTTTACCTCTCTATCAAATGGGAGGCCGATATGAAGATGAAACAAAGTAG
- a CDS encoding ExbD/TolR family protein: MPLKTGTVEEPKLDLTPMIDIVFLLIIFFMVGTQFTEMERQYDIKLPTVTDAKPLTNLPDDIVVNIQQDGEISVNGENKSLSELEVTLKTARQNFPGQAVVIRGDATGPYQNVMNILEICHRVKIRSVSLANRLSDE; this comes from the coding sequence ATGCCGTTAAAAACGGGTACTGTTGAAGAGCCTAAGCTCGATTTAACACCCATGATTGATATTGTTTTTTTACTGATCATTTTTTTTATGGTTGGAACTCAGTTTACGGAAATGGAACGTCAATACGATATCAAACTACCAACGGTAACTGATGCGAAACCATTAACGAACTTGCCCGATGATATTGTAGTGAATATACAACAGGATGGAGAAATTTCTGTAAATGGTGAAAATAAAAGTCTTTCGGAATTAGAAGTTACATTAAAAACAGCAAGACAAAATTTTCCAGGTCAAGCTGTTGTGATCAGAGGTGATGCAACAGGGCCTTATCAGAACGTAATGAATATTTTAGAGATTTGCCACCGTGTAAAAATACGTTCTGTTTCTTTGGCAAATCGATTAAGTGACGAGTAA
- a CDS encoding class I SAM-dependent methyltransferase, with amino-acid sequence MSFNRIAPYFERLEKIVFNNQMQCCRTAFLSELPCVKKVALIGEGDGRFLVELIKENKFEKIHYIDSSEKMLELARKRLQKFSSNELSLVEFFHCDLMSESMPCQNYDLVVTNFFLDLFNEQGLKKSISKIAAACEETAIWLYADFQISSGLLPRVRSLAWMKVMYVFFRVVAKIQSRSLIDPAEILESKGFQLRALREFQRGLMKAELRQRI; translated from the coding sequence ATGAGTTTCAATCGGATTGCTCCTTATTTTGAACGACTGGAAAAAATAGTCTTTAACAACCAAATGCAATGTTGTAGGACAGCATTCCTTTCTGAATTACCCTGTGTAAAAAAAGTTGCATTAATTGGTGAAGGGGATGGTCGATTCTTAGTAGAGTTGATCAAAGAGAACAAATTCGAAAAAATTCATTATATTGATTCCAGCGAGAAGATGCTGGAACTCGCCCGAAAACGGCTACAGAAATTTTCATCGAATGAGTTGAGCCTTGTTGAGTTTTTTCATTGTGATTTGATGTCTGAATCAATGCCTTGTCAGAATTATGATTTGGTTGTGACCAACTTCTTTTTAGATCTTTTTAATGAACAGGGATTGAAAAAAAGCATCTCTAAAATTGCGGCAGCCTGTGAAGAGACCGCTATTTGGTTATATGCTGACTTTCAGATCTCCAGTGGATTACTTCCACGAGTAAGGTCACTCGCATGGATGAAGGTTATGTATGTATTTTTTAGAGTTGTAGCTAAAATTCAATCGCGCAGTTTGATCGATCCAGCCGAAATTCTTGAAAGTAAAGGCTTTCAACTGAGAGCGCTAAGAGAGTTTCAAAGAGGTTTGATGAAGGCTGAATTAAGGCAACGGATTTAA
- a CDS encoding carbon storage regulator: MLVLTRKRDEVIQIGDNIVIKILKTGKGAIKIGVDAPGNIRVIRGELLEEETQPDSIDTATSTQIEQALNTQCA; encoded by the coding sequence ATGTTAGTTTTAACTCGAAAACGAGATGAAGTGATTCAAATTGGTGACAATATTGTTATTAAAATTTTAAAAACCGGCAAAGGGGCTATCAAAATTGGCGTCGATGCACCGGGAAATATTCGAGTGATACGAGGAGAGCTACTCGAAGAAGAAACGCAACCAGATTCGATTGACACTGCCACCTCGACTCAAATTGAACAAGCATTAAATACTCAGTGTGCTTAA
- a CDS encoding S41 family peptidase, translating to MNRSQFKNSQNETVNSARLFVWGMVVLMTAVFLSGCATLSHAAENESYQEDLYQCINNRSFDRNFGHSSEGFLPASYSEDRRYQRQYPVGSTSRFDEYEIKLRRLLSGNDQRFDESYDRFPQERSDFRSRRQPRNSFEDNSDSQKLRELIRELRERVLPQYDREQYETEFPNNYPIDPNQELRNKLSQRYSSASVVGTLQNLDPQRAYAFYLEVNRMIDSRHVQPPSYDVRTKKGLQNLIFAVENRKFLSVNRISASPEQIRMAQQKWQQLIDQHPARSPQDAVVVLRQAADIAGSHLRMQATGVIYEFTYGSLYALDKHSRFEFTPSVSGPRVDVGGESVVGVGVQLKVHREGAVILRTLNGGSAQRAGLQRGDVIVGINQRTLAGLSLDEIANMITGPLGSTVSLEVRRGSRNARINLSRQSVRITNISEVKIVDMQQKVGLIRLEKFGEGAVQELDQALWSLHRQGMKSLIFDLRGNPGGLLTEAISISNRFVPSGQIVSTRGRNQSDNTVESATHERTWKLPLVVLVDGDSASASEIFAAAIQENRRGLVVGRKTYGKGTVQTHFPLQSVSGTFWLTTAKFYSPTGREMAGVGVKPNVPVNMSEQELEEVGPVDRDLEAAINTILSQKPAELVNNFASQQQVTPMRFNFSG from the coding sequence ATGAACCGATCACAATTTAAAAATAGTCAAAACGAAACCGTAAATTCCGCTCGACTTTTTGTCTGGGGAATGGTTGTACTGATGACAGCTGTGTTCTTGTCTGGATGTGCGACCCTTTCACATGCAGCAGAGAACGAGTCATACCAAGAGGATCTCTATCAATGCATTAACAATCGATCTTTTGATCGTAACTTCGGTCATTCATCTGAAGGGTTTCTGCCAGCTTCCTATTCCGAAGATCGTCGTTATCAAAGACAGTACCCAGTGGGAAGTACTTCTCGTTTTGATGAGTATGAAATCAAATTGCGACGGTTATTGTCTGGAAATGATCAGCGATTTGACGAATCGTACGATCGTTTTCCTCAAGAAAGAAGTGATTTTAGGTCAAGAAGGCAGCCTCGAAATTCTTTTGAAGACAACAGCGACAGTCAGAAACTAAGAGAACTGATTCGGGAATTACGAGAACGCGTCTTGCCTCAGTATGATCGTGAGCAATATGAAACTGAATTTCCGAATAATTATCCAATCGATCCTAACCAAGAACTAAGAAATAAGTTATCGCAACGGTACTCTAGTGCTTCGGTTGTAGGAACTCTACAGAATCTTGACCCTCAGAGAGCTTACGCATTCTATCTGGAAGTAAACCGGATGATAGATTCACGTCATGTTCAGCCCCCATCTTATGATGTAAGAACTAAGAAAGGTCTACAGAATTTGATATTTGCTGTGGAAAACAGAAAATTTCTGAGTGTCAATCGTATTTCGGCATCGCCCGAGCAAATTAGGATGGCACAGCAAAAGTGGCAGCAATTGATAGATCAACATCCAGCGCGTTCACCTCAGGATGCTGTAGTAGTACTACGTCAAGCAGCCGACATCGCTGGGAGTCATCTACGAATGCAGGCGACCGGAGTGATTTATGAGTTTACCTATGGTTCATTGTATGCTCTCGATAAACATTCACGATTTGAATTTACCCCCAGTGTTTCTGGCCCACGAGTTGATGTAGGAGGCGAAAGCGTAGTAGGTGTCGGAGTACAACTCAAAGTACATCGCGAAGGTGCTGTGATTCTACGTACTCTCAATGGGGGTTCTGCACAAAGAGCAGGGCTTCAACGAGGAGACGTGATCGTGGGTATTAATCAGCGTACTTTAGCTGGACTTTCTCTCGATGAAATTGCAAATATGATTACAGGGCCTCTTGGTTCAACCGTTTCTCTTGAAGTTCGAAGGGGAAGTAGGAATGCCAGGATCAATCTAAGTCGTCAATCTGTTCGAATCACAAATATCAGTGAAGTGAAGATCGTTGATATGCAACAAAAAGTAGGTTTGATTCGATTGGAAAAATTTGGCGAGGGAGCAGTCCAGGAGTTAGACCAGGCATTGTGGAGCCTGCATCGACAAGGTATGAAGTCCCTGATTTTCGATTTACGTGGAAACCCAGGAGGTTTATTAACTGAAGCTATTTCAATCTCGAATCGTTTTGTTCCCTCTGGTCAAATCGTTTCTACGAGAGGAAGAAATCAAAGTGATAACACCGTTGAATCAGCTACTCATGAACGAACTTGGAAGTTACCTCTTGTTGTATTAGTTGATGGAGATAGTGCCAGCGCTAGTGAGATATTCGCTGCTGCTATTCAAGAGAATCGACGAGGGTTGGTTGTCGGTAGAAAGACCTATGGAAAGGGAACTGTTCAAACACATTTTCCTTTACAATCAGTCTCTGGAACGTTTTGGCTTACGACTGCCAAGTTTTATTCACCGACAGGTCGCGAAATGGCAGGAGTGGGTGTGAAACCCAATGTTCCAGTAAATATGTCAGAGCAAGAATTGGAAGAGGTTGGTCCTGTTGATCGAGATCTTGAGGCAGCTATAAATACGATTTTAAGTCAAAAACCCGCCGAACTCGTAAATAATTTCGCATCACAGCAGCAGGTAACTCCTATGAGATTCAATTTTTCAGGATAA
- a CDS encoding L-threonylcarbamoyladenylate synthase — translation MKCVISQDIKAGAKLIRDGELVAFATETVYGLGANALNPEAVAQIFEVKQRPYFDPLIVHVSNVAQLEDITLGLSERARKLVDRFWPGPLTLVLPKKKRIPDLVTAGLESVAVRIPAHPIARELLEATNLPIAAPSANKFGNLSPTQAKHVEEQLGSEIKLILDGGPCSVGVESTVIHCASESPILLRPGGISLEEIESCIGEVQIARIEDHAETNSPLSPGMLPKHYAPKTRLFIVNNSDEIPKTGRNGLLSLYPIEETCLRGCQFSAKEILSPAGDLKLAACKFFTALRNLDKAGIDNIIALRMPEKGLGRTINNRLERAAVS, via the coding sequence ATGAAGTGCGTAATCAGCCAGGATATCAAAGCCGGCGCAAAATTAATTCGTGATGGTGAGCTTGTTGCATTTGCAACGGAGACGGTTTATGGTCTTGGAGCAAATGCCCTCAATCCAGAAGCAGTGGCTCAGATATTTGAAGTGAAACAAAGGCCTTACTTTGATCCATTAATCGTTCATGTTTCTAATGTCGCTCAGCTTGAAGACATAACCTTAGGTTTGTCAGAGCGTGCTAGAAAATTGGTAGACCGATTTTGGCCTGGACCTTTGACGTTGGTACTTCCTAAGAAGAAACGGATTCCAGATCTTGTCACAGCAGGTTTAGAATCAGTCGCTGTTCGTATTCCTGCCCATCCCATTGCTCGAGAGTTATTGGAAGCAACAAATTTACCTATTGCAGCACCCAGTGCTAATAAGTTTGGTAATCTTAGTCCCACTCAAGCCAAACATGTGGAAGAGCAACTTGGAAGTGAAATTAAACTCATATTAGACGGAGGTCCGTGTTCCGTAGGCGTTGAATCTACAGTAATTCACTGCGCTAGTGAATCGCCTATTTTGCTCAGACCGGGAGGAATTTCTCTTGAAGAGATTGAATCTTGTATAGGGGAGGTGCAAATTGCAAGGATCGAGGATCATGCAGAGACGAACTCTCCTCTCAGTCCCGGCATGCTGCCTAAGCATTATGCCCCAAAGACTCGCTTATTTATTGTGAATAATTCGGATGAGATTCCTAAAACTGGTAGAAATGGATTGTTGAGTTTATACCCAATCGAGGAAACATGCTTGCGCGGGTGTCAATTTTCAGCTAAGGAAATACTTTCTCCAGCAGGTGACTTGAAACTCGCCGCATGCAAATTTTTTACGGCACTAAGAAATCTTGATAAAGCTGGAATTGATAATATTATTGCCTTACGTATGCCAGAAAAAGGATTGGGAAGAACGATCAACAACCGTTTAGAGCGTGCGGCTGTCTCGTGA